A region from the Hyalangium gracile genome encodes:
- a CDS encoding anti-phage dCTP deaminase: MSNGTHDPADKDEYNRRAANSAPELVIGLVGAIGTDLTAVAKALSTALMAEANYDPRTIRLSSLLHEIEGLETRLSSHGDKHLYYKEHMQAGTELRRKMGCADAMAWLALSALRAERNEMLKAERRSTRRAFILHSLKRREEIESLRKIYGPAFFLLSAYAPRDKRVDKLSRSISESRGLWRPMELRSEAEDLVRTDERDMGEPMGQDVQRAFPEADVFIDATNPKEMEHSIQRFVRLIFGHPFHTPTRSEWGIFFAKAAAMRSAALGRQVGSAIASPSGELIAVGTNEVPKAGGGLYWEGDEPDGRDFVGGEDTSDRHKHDLISELLRLLQEKQWLAESYRELDVQKLREWVLHKKTGPWSDSRVMNLIEFMRPVHAEMAALMEAARRGVSVQGGVMYVTTFPCHECARHIIAAGISRVVYIDPYPKSLAAGLYSDSIALEGSEGGSTGKVIFSPFVGIAPRRYMEFFELKGERKDQSGSVLAWVPTKVVPKHPGNYTVYNSLEIEHLARFGSIVESIGLKLRGAVQPREEEASEKAGMAQSADR; this comes from the coding sequence ATGAGCAACGGAACGCACGACCCTGCGGACAAAGATGAATACAATCGCAGAGCCGCGAACTCCGCTCCTGAACTCGTCATTGGTCTGGTGGGCGCCATCGGCACAGATCTGACGGCAGTTGCCAAAGCACTCTCCACGGCACTGATGGCGGAGGCGAACTACGATCCGCGGACCATTCGCCTCTCGTCATTGCTGCACGAAATCGAGGGCTTGGAGACCCGTCTCAGCTCTCATGGGGACAAGCACCTCTACTACAAGGAGCACATGCAGGCGGGGACCGAGTTGCGCCGGAAGATGGGATGTGCGGATGCGATGGCATGGCTGGCTTTGAGCGCCTTGCGGGCCGAGCGAAACGAGATGCTCAAGGCGGAGCGCCGCAGTACGCGCCGCGCGTTCATTCTGCATTCGCTCAAACGCCGGGAAGAGATCGAATCCCTCCGGAAGATCTACGGTCCCGCATTCTTCCTCCTGTCCGCATACGCCCCGAGAGACAAGCGCGTCGACAAGCTCTCCCGGAGCATCTCCGAAAGCAGAGGTCTGTGGCGCCCCATGGAGCTGCGCAGCGAGGCCGAGGATCTCGTACGCACCGATGAGCGCGACATGGGTGAGCCCATGGGCCAGGACGTTCAACGGGCCTTTCCCGAGGCGGATGTCTTCATCGATGCCACGAACCCCAAGGAGATGGAGCACAGCATCCAGCGCTTCGTCCGGCTCATCTTCGGCCACCCCTTCCATACGCCGACCCGGAGTGAATGGGGCATCTTCTTCGCGAAAGCCGCCGCCATGCGCTCTGCGGCACTGGGGCGGCAAGTGGGCTCGGCCATCGCCTCTCCCTCGGGAGAACTGATCGCTGTCGGTACCAACGAAGTGCCCAAGGCCGGAGGAGGCTTGTACTGGGAGGGAGACGAGCCAGATGGACGCGACTTCGTGGGCGGCGAGGACACCAGCGACCGGCACAAGCACGATCTCATCTCCGAACTGCTCCGGCTCTTGCAGGAAAAGCAGTGGCTGGCGGAGTCCTACCGCGAACTGGATGTCCAGAAACTGCGCGAGTGGGTCCTCCACAAAAAGACGGGGCCGTGGAGTGACTCCCGGGTGATGAACCTCATTGAGTTCATGCGCCCGGTTCACGCGGAGATGGCCGCGCTCATGGAAGCAGCCAGGCGCGGTGTATCGGTGCAGGGTGGTGTGATGTACGTCACGACGTTCCCCTGTCACGAGTGTGCGCGCCACATCATCGCCGCAGGCATCTCGCGGGTCGTCTACATTGACCCCTACCCCAAGAGTCTGGCCGCGGGCCTCTACTCAGACTCCATCGCCTTGGAAGGCTCTGAGGGAGGGTCCACCGGCAAGGTCATCTTTTCACCGTTCGTGGGCATCGCGCCCAGGCGGTACATGGAATTCTTCGAACTCAAGGGCGAGCGCAAGGACCAGAGCGGCAGTGTGCTTGCCTGGGTACCTACGAAGGTAGTTCCGAAGCATCCAGGAAACTACACTGTGTACAACTCCCTGGAGATTGAACATCTCGCGCGATTCGGCTCCATTGTGGAAAGCATCGGCCTTAAACTCCGAGGAGCGGTGCAACCGCGTGAGGAGGAAGCCAGTGAGAAAGCCGGGATGGCTCAAAGCGCAGATCGATGA
- a CDS encoding protein kinase domain-containing protein → MERAPDFAPHPALLPAGTVVGRWRVVAWAGRGVHGAVYRALQEIHAQGAVHRDIKGDNILVRYADGRALLTDFGACHYPGAATLTPLTVHPGTPAYRSPEAWCVEFNRHRSVQYRAQATDDLFALGVTACRLVTGEYPELSEPRRDERGLWHVDSVMLPAALRRKGRIEPLLRTWILRLLSVRPEERGSAEQLAEALEQDSAPGFADAPAPQVSRAHGPSRAPEAPATVATMPMVSARSSLAWFALAAALAVAVGAGWMGIRARVDTFSLVQVEVAAAGRLAVGTAGLGEAAALMATRTAAEFPAPKGVAEDTLPAPLPNQLRPDSKGRCPHKKQVALNGGCWVEMSLDRETCEAVSLSGHMGRMFRNRCYMPVLRPGRQPTSSPTSTP, encoded by the coding sequence ATGGAGCGCGCGCCTGACTTCGCGCCGCACCCGGCCCTGCTTCCGGCGGGCACGGTGGTGGGGCGCTGGCGCGTGGTGGCCTGGGCCGGCCGAGGTGTCCACGGTGCCGTCTATCGCGCACTCCAGGAGATCCACGCTCAGGGTGCCGTCCACCGGGACATCAAGGGCGACAATATCCTCGTGCGCTACGCCGATGGCCGAGCGCTGCTCACGGACTTCGGAGCGTGCCACTACCCGGGAGCCGCCACCCTGACGCCTCTCACCGTGCACCCAGGCACTCCCGCCTACCGATCTCCGGAGGCCTGGTGCGTGGAGTTCAACCGCCACCGTTCGGTGCAGTACCGGGCGCAAGCGACCGATGACCTCTTCGCGCTGGGCGTGACGGCGTGCCGGCTCGTCACCGGCGAGTACCCGGAGCTGAGTGAGCCCCGGAGGGATGAGCGTGGGCTGTGGCATGTGGACTCCGTGATGCTTCCTGCCGCGCTGCGGAGAAAGGGGCGCATCGAGCCGCTGCTGCGCACGTGGATTCTGCGCCTGCTGTCGGTGCGACCGGAGGAGCGCGGCTCGGCGGAGCAGCTGGCCGAGGCTCTGGAGCAGGACTCAGCGCCGGGCTTCGCGGACGCGCCCGCTCCGCAGGTCAGCCGGGCTCATGGCCCATCACGGGCACCCGAGGCGCCAGCGACCGTGGCGACCATGCCCATGGTGAGCGCGCGAAGCAGCCTGGCCTGGTTCGCCCTGGCGGCGGCACTCGCTGTGGCCGTGGGGGCGGGGTGGATGGGGATCCGAGCGAGGGTGGACACGTTCTCTCTCGTCCAAGTCGAGGTTGCCGCCGCTGGCCGTCTGGCTGTGGGGACGGCGGGGCTTGGCGAGGCGGCCGCGCTCATGGCCACGAGGACCGCTGCTGAATTTCCAGCGCCGAAAGGGGTGGCGGAGGACACGCTGCCTGCTCCACTTCCAAACCAGCTCCGGCCCGACTCCAAGGGTCGCTGCCCTCACAAGAAGCAGGTGGCGCTCAACGGGGGCTGCTGGGTGGAGATGTCTCTGGATCGGGAGACCTGCGAGGCGGTGTCTCTCAGCGGGCACATGGGCCGCATGTTCAGGAACAGGTGCTACATGCCAGTCCTACGACCCGGACGGCAGCCCACCTCCAGCCCCACGAGCACACCGTGA
- a CDS encoding AraC family transcriptional regulator, protein MDALSETVSLLRTKGQLYGRLEFTAPWGFEFPGGKGISLMVTRGSCFLGVDGQQPLVALVGGDFVFLSSPESYSLRSTPEAPVRPMESVVSAETFQRLREITYDGGARGGSGTSVSLIAGCFTFATPESEWLVRQLPPVIHVSASGAHAPQRFQSTLQFIDAELTENLPGTSAVVDRLADVLFIHAVRSRIRVPYGDESPSWLRALADPRMGEALRLMHTEPGHAWTVPGLARRVSMSRSAFAARFRELVGVTPLEHLTQWRMVRAAGMMREGRPVKLAAIASAVGYESEGAFGKVFRRVIGVSPGRYRQEHAQEPSVGSQEVSLPRFRGHPQ, encoded by the coding sequence ATGGATGCTCTATCCGAGACCGTGAGCCTGCTCCGAACGAAGGGGCAGCTCTATGGCCGGCTGGAGTTCACCGCTCCTTGGGGCTTCGAGTTCCCCGGGGGCAAGGGCATCAGCCTGATGGTGACTCGCGGCTCCTGTTTCCTGGGCGTGGACGGACAGCAGCCGCTGGTCGCTCTGGTAGGCGGTGACTTCGTCTTCCTGTCCTCGCCGGAGAGCTACTCCCTGCGGAGCACTCCGGAGGCCCCCGTGCGTCCCATGGAGTCAGTGGTCTCTGCCGAGACCTTCCAGCGCCTGCGGGAAATCACCTACGACGGAGGGGCCAGGGGCGGCAGCGGCACGTCCGTCTCCCTGATCGCCGGGTGCTTCACGTTCGCGACACCCGAGAGTGAGTGGCTGGTCCGGCAGCTCCCTCCAGTGATTCACGTGTCTGCGTCCGGTGCGCACGCGCCCCAGCGGTTTCAATCAACGCTCCAGTTCATCGATGCGGAGCTCACGGAGAACCTGCCGGGAACTTCCGCGGTCGTGGACCGGCTGGCCGATGTGCTCTTCATCCACGCCGTGCGCAGCCGGATCCGCGTCCCCTACGGGGACGAGAGCCCGAGCTGGCTGCGTGCGCTGGCCGACCCGCGGATGGGCGAGGCGCTGCGGCTGATGCACACCGAGCCGGGCCATGCCTGGACGGTGCCGGGGCTCGCGCGCCGCGTATCCATGTCGCGGTCCGCGTTCGCCGCGCGGTTCCGCGAGCTGGTGGGGGTAACGCCCCTCGAGCATCTGACGCAGTGGAGGATGGTCCGCGCCGCGGGGATGATGCGGGAGGGGCGTCCCGTGAAGCTGGCGGCCATCGCATCCGCCGTGGGGTACGAGTCCGAGGGCGCCTTCGGCAAGGTGTTCCGGCGGGTCATCGGCGTATCCCCGGGGCGGTACCGCCAGGAGCACGCTCAGGAGCCCTCGGTGGGCAGCCAGGAAGTGAGCCTGCCCCGATTTCGTGGACACCCCCAATGA
- a CDS encoding aldo/keto reductase: MRYRIFGRRTGLKVSELALGAGMFGTALGYGSPPDEVHRILQGYAEAGGNFIDTADNYQHGESERLIGEFIRPHRDGFIIASKYSRGASSHPALAELGANRKAMVQSVEASLKRLGTDRIDLYFVHMDDGVTPMEEIARGLDDLVRAGKIIYGGLSNYPAWRVALAANTADLRGWAPITALQAEYNLLQRTTERELLPMAEGLGLGVMAWSPMAGGLLTGKYRQGEKGRATNFKGSVLHQEAEKRDAVLDALSAVAQELGATPGQVAIAWVRAKGVLPVIGPRTRAQLDDNLASLSVRLGPEQLRRLDEVSAVPPGYPHELNAAPEQRAIMTGGRWEQLELPRGTVA; encoded by the coding sequence ATGCGCTACAGGATTTTCGGCCGGCGAACCGGCCTCAAGGTCTCGGAGCTGGCCCTCGGGGCTGGCATGTTCGGCACCGCCCTCGGCTACGGCTCCCCGCCAGACGAGGTGCACCGCATCCTCCAGGGCTACGCCGAGGCGGGTGGCAACTTCATCGACACCGCCGACAACTACCAGCATGGCGAGTCCGAGCGGCTGATCGGCGAGTTCATCCGTCCCCACCGCGACGGCTTCATCATCGCCTCCAAGTACAGCCGCGGCGCCTCGTCCCATCCCGCGCTGGCCGAGCTCGGCGCCAACCGCAAGGCGATGGTGCAGTCGGTCGAAGCCAGCCTGAAGCGACTGGGGACGGACCGCATCGACCTGTACTTCGTCCACATGGACGACGGCGTCACCCCCATGGAGGAGATCGCTCGCGGGCTCGATGACCTGGTGCGCGCCGGGAAGATCATCTACGGCGGCCTCTCCAACTACCCGGCATGGCGCGTGGCCCTGGCCGCCAACACGGCGGACCTGCGCGGCTGGGCCCCCATCACCGCCCTCCAGGCCGAGTACAACCTTCTCCAGCGCACCACCGAGCGCGAGCTGCTGCCCATGGCAGAGGGGCTGGGCCTGGGGGTCATGGCGTGGTCCCCCATGGCGGGTGGACTGCTGACTGGCAAGTACCGCCAGGGGGAGAAGGGACGGGCGACGAATTTCAAAGGGAGCGTCCTCCACCAGGAAGCGGAGAAGCGCGATGCCGTGCTCGATGCCCTGTCCGCGGTGGCCCAGGAGCTCGGAGCGACTCCTGGGCAGGTGGCGATCGCCTGGGTCCGCGCCAAGGGCGTCCTCCCGGTCATCGGACCGCGCACCCGCGCCCAGCTCGACGACAACCTCGCCTCTCTCTCGGTGCGTCTCGGCCCGGAGCAGCTCCGGCGGCTGGACGAGGTCAGCGCCGTCCCCCCGGGCTATCCGCACGAGCTCAACGCGGCTCCGGAGCAGCGCGCGATCATGACCGGTGGCCGTTGGGAGCAGCTCGAGCTCCCCCGGGGGACGGTCGCCTGA
- a CDS encoding DNA alkylation repair protein translates to MPKTMTLSQVMKQLESQADEKVRQRYVRDGAGDNVFGVLLGKLRGLAEELGTNHGLGLELWATGNHEARILACMLLDPSALTEKEGRALLEPLSNPTLVDELVGRVLVHAPIAEALQVRWMDGSKELPRRAGWKLLAGRIARGLAKDLDVPATLARIERELPPAPYRVKEGINFCLVWIGIHLPEYRAEAIAIGERLGRWDTRPIPKGCTSSYAPEWIAASLALRQGEKTEARKAMESAAKAKAAPARKKTAPARKKTAGKRPSASKGAR, encoded by the coding sequence ATGCCGAAGACGATGACGCTGTCCCAGGTGATGAAGCAGCTCGAGTCCCAGGCCGACGAGAAGGTGCGCCAGCGCTACGTGCGCGATGGCGCGGGGGACAACGTCTTCGGCGTGCTGCTCGGCAAGCTCCGTGGCCTCGCGGAGGAGCTCGGGACGAACCACGGGCTCGGCCTGGAGCTATGGGCGACGGGCAACCACGAGGCGCGCATCCTCGCGTGCATGCTGCTCGATCCCTCGGCGCTCACCGAGAAGGAGGGGCGCGCGCTCCTCGAGCCGCTGTCGAACCCGACCCTGGTCGACGAGCTCGTTGGACGCGTGCTCGTGCATGCGCCCATCGCCGAGGCGCTGCAGGTGCGGTGGATGGACGGCAGCAAGGAGCTTCCCCGCCGCGCTGGGTGGAAGCTCCTCGCCGGGCGCATCGCGCGCGGGCTCGCGAAGGACCTCGACGTCCCCGCGACGCTCGCGCGCATCGAGCGTGAGCTGCCGCCCGCACCGTACCGGGTGAAGGAGGGCATCAACTTCTGCCTCGTCTGGATCGGCATCCACCTGCCCGAGTACAGAGCAGAGGCCATCGCCATCGGCGAGCGCCTCGGCCGGTGGGACACGCGACCGATCCCGAAGGGCTGCACGTCGAGCTACGCGCCGGAGTGGATCGCGGCGTCGCTCGCGCTGCGCCAAGGCGAGAAGACCGAGGCACGCAAGGCGATGGAGTCAGCCGCGAAGGCGAAGGCCGCTCCGGCCAGGAAGAAGACCGCTCCGGCCAGGAAGAAGACCGCCGGCAAGAGGCCATCTGCCTCGAAGGGGGCGCGCTGA